GACGCCTGGGCCGCCTGGACAAGCTGCGCGTCCTCAAGGCCGTGGAATAGTACAAGGAGACCGACCGTGACACTTCGCCCCTGGCAGAGACGCCTCTTCTGGAGCCTGGCCGCCCTGGCCATGCTGGCCCTGCTGGCCTTGGCGCTGCGCCCGGCGCCGGTGCCGGTCAGCGTGGCCCGGGTCACGGCCGCCCCCTTCGTCGACTCGGTGATTGAGGAGGGACGCACCCGGCTGCGCGACACCTGGAATGTCTCAGTGCCCATCGCCGGCTACCTGCAGCGGGTGCTGCTGGAAGTCGGTGACGAGGTGGAGCAGGGCCAGCCCCTGTTCCTTCTCGAACCCAGCCCCGCGCCGGCCCTGGATCCCCGCTCCCGCCAGCAGGCCGAGGACGCGCTGCAGGCGGCCGAGGCGCGCCTCGCGGCCGCCCGGGCCAACCTGGAGACCACCCGCGCCGAGCGGCGCTTCGCCGAGGCCGAGTACGAGCGCTACCGCACCCTGCACCAGCGCAACCTGGTCTCCACCGCCGACCTCGACCAGCGCCGCAGCCAGCGCGACCGCCAGCGCGCCATCGAGAGCGCGGCGGCATCCAGCGTCGAGGCGGCCCGCTTCGAGCTGGAGAGCGCCCGGGCCGTGCTGGCGGTGGCCAGCGGCCAGCGCGACGATGCCGACCACCCTGCCCTCGCGATTCGCGCCCCCATCAGCGGCACGGTGCTGACCCGCTATCGCTGCTGCGAGGGCAGCGTGGCCGCCGGCGAGCGCATCCTCGAGCTCGGCAGCCTCTCGGACCTGGAGATCCAGGTGGACCTGCTCTCCATGGATGCCGTGCGGGTCCGCCCCGGCATGGCGGTTCGCCTGACCGGCTGGGGCGGCGAGGAGACGTTGGCGGGCGCGATGCGGCGCATCGAGCCCGCCGGCTTCACCCGGGTCTCGGCGCTGGGCGTCGACGAGCAGCGGGTGCCGGTGATCGTCGACTTCGCCGAGGAGGTCGACCCCGCCGCCCTGGGCCTGGGCAGCGGTTTCCGGGTCGACGCCGAGTTCCTGGTCTGGGAGGCCGATGAGGTGCTGCAGCTGCCCACCAGCGCCCTGTTCCGCGCCGACGGCGAGTGGGCGGT
The Halomonas alkalicola DNA segment above includes these coding regions:
- a CDS encoding efflux RND transporter periplasmic adaptor subunit; translated protein: MTLRPWQRRLFWSLAALAMLALLALALRPAPVPVSVARVTAAPFVDSVIEEGRTRLRDTWNVSVPIAGYLQRVLLEVGDEVEQGQPLFLLEPSPAPALDPRSRQQAEDALQAAEARLAAARANLETTRAERRFAEAEYERYRTLHQRNLVSTADLDQRRSQRDRQRAIESAAASSVEAARFELESARAVLAVASGQRDDADHPALAIRAPISGTVLTRYRCCEGSVAAGERILELGSLSDLEIQVDLLSMDAVRVRPGMAVRLTGWGGEETLAGAMRRIEPAGFTRVSALGVDEQRVPVIVDFAEEVDPAALGLGSGFRVDAEFLVWEADEVLQLPTSALFRADGEWAVFRVEEARARRVPVTPGRRSGLVTQVLDGLEAGDLVITHPGERVAEGVRVRVDD